The genomic segment AACCTGAAGATCTTCTTCGGGGCCGAGACCTTTGACCACTACGCGCACTGGCTCCGCAGCATCGGCACCCCGCTGCTCCCCGAGGCGTGGTACCTCTACATCCAGCGCGCCGTGCTGACCGTGGCGGTGATCGGGCACATCGTGGCAGCGGTGATCCTGACCCGCCGGGCCCGGCAGGCGCGCCCGGTCAAGTACGCGCACCGGCCCAAGGTGCAGGGCAGCTACGCGGCCCGCACGATGCGCTGGGGTGGCGTGATCATCCTGCTCTTCGTGATCTACCACATCCTCGACCTGACCACGCTCACGCTGAACCCGCACGGCGTCACCGGTGAGGTGTATCGCAACGTGGCGGAGGACTTCGCCCCGTCCCGCTGGTACGTGACGCTGTTCTACACGCTGTCGATCGTGGCGGTCGGCTTCCACCTGCGGCACGGCCTGTGGAGCGCCGTGCGCACCCTGGGCCTGCAGAGCCCGCGCGGCGAGCTCTACGCCCGCGCGACGGCCCTGGTGCTGTCGGTGGTGCTGGTCGTCGGCTACCTCTCGGTGCCGTTCGCGGTTCTGGTCGGATTGGTGGACTGAAATGGCTGACTTCTGGAACGACGGCGACCCGATCGCCGACACCGCGGCCCCCGAGGGCCCGATCGAGAACCGCTGGGAGAAGCGCAAGTTCTCGGCCAAGCTGGTCAACCCGGCCAACCGCCGCAAGCTGACGGTGATCGTGGTCGGCACCGGCCTGGCCGGCGGTTCCGCGGCGGCGACACTGGCCGAGGCCGGCTATCACGTCAAGTCGTACTGCTATCAGGACAGCCCGCGGCGGGCCCACTCGATCGCCGCGCAGGGTGGCATCAACGCCGCGAAGAACTACCGCAACGACGGCGACTCGATCTACCGCCTGTTCTACGACACCGTCAAGGGCGGCGACTTCCGGGCCCGCGAGTCCAACGTGTACCGCCTGGCCACGGTCTCGGTGAACATCATCGACCAGTGCGTCGCGCAGGGTGTGCCGTTCGCCCGCGAGTACGGCGGCCTGCTCGACAACCGCTCGTTCGGCGGCACCCAGGTGTCCCGCACGTTCTACGCCCGGGGGCAGACGGGTCAGCAGCTGCTGCTCGGCGCCTACCAGGCCATGGAGCGGCAGATCGGCCTGGGCAACATCGAGATGAACAGCCGGCACGAGATGCTCGAGCTGATCGTCGTCGAGGGCAAGGCCCGCGGCATCGTCGTGCGCGACATGGTCACCGGCGAGATCACCACCGAGATGGCCGACGCCGTCGTGCTCGCCTCGGGCGGCTACGGCAATGTCTTCTTCCTCTCCACCAACGCCAAGGGCTGCAACGTCACGGCGTCGTGGCGGGCCCACCGCAAGGGCGCGCTGTTCGCGAACCCCTGCTACACGCAGATCCACCCGACGTGCATCCCCGAGTCCGGCACGCACCAGAGCAAGCTCACGCTGATGAGCGAGTCGCTGCGCAACGACGGCCGGGTCTGGGTGCCCAAGCGGGCCGAGGACTGCCAGAAGCCCGCCGCGCAGATCGCCGAGGAGGACCGCGACTACTACCTGGAGCGGATCTACCCCTCCTTCGGCAACCTGGTCCCCCGCGACATCGCCTCGCGCGCGGCCAAGAACGTCTGCGACGAGGGCCGCGGGGTGGGCCCCGGCGGTCTGGGCGTCTACCTGGATTTCGCCGACGCCATCAAGCGGCTGGGCAAGAAGGCCGTGGAGGCCAAGTACGGCAACCTGTTCGAGATGTACCAGCGGATCACCGGCGAGGACCCGTACGAGGTCCCGATGCGCATCTATCCCGCGGTGCACTACACGATGGGCGGCCTCTGGGTCGACTACGACCTGCAGTCGACCATCCCGGGCCTGTTCGTGGTGGGTGAGGCCAACTTCTCCGACCACGGCGCCAACCGGCTCGGCGCGTCCGCCCTGATGCAGGGTCTGGGCGACGGCTACTTCGTGCTGCCCACGACGCTCGGCAACTACCTGGCCAGTGGCCCGTACGAGAAGATCGCCGCGGACCACGAAGAGGTGGTGGCGGCGCGCCGGCAGGTCGAGGACCGCATCGCCAAGCTGCTGTCGATCAACGGCGACCGTACGGTCGACAGCTTCCACCGCGAGCTCGGCCACATCATGTGGGAGTACTGCGGCATGGAGCGCACCGAGGAGGGCCTGACCAAGGCCATCGGGCTCATCCGGGCCCTGCGCGACGAGTTCTGGCAGCGCGTCAAGGTGCCCGGCACCGGCGAGCAGCTCAACCAGAACCTGGAGAAGGCCGGCCGCGTGGCTGACTTCTTCGAGCTGGGCGAGCTGATGTGCATCGACGCCCTGCACCGCCGCGAGTCCTGCGGCGGCCACTTCCGCGCCGAGTCGCAGACCCCCGACGGCGAGGCCCTGCGCCACGACGACGAGTTCAGCTACGTCGCGGCCTGGGAGTACGCCACCGGCGAGAGCGCGAAGCCCACCCTGCACAAGGAACAGCTCGAATTCGAGTACGTCCACCCGAGCACCCGGAGCTACAAGTAATGGACATCCAGGTCCGCGTGTGGCGTCAGCAGGACTCGTCCGACAAAGGCCGGATGGAGACCTACGACGTCAAGGACATCTCCCCCGACGCCAGCTTCCTCGAGATGCTCGACGTGCTGAACGAGAAGCTCATCCTCGACGGCGACGACCCGATCGCCTTCGACCACGACTGCCGCGAGGGCATCTGCGGCGCGTGCAGCATGGTGATCGACGGTGTGGCGCACGGCCCCGAGAAGGCCACTACCGCCTGCCAGCTGCACATGCGGCACTTCAAGGACGGCGACAAGATCGACGTGGAGCCGTGGCGAGCAGCCGCCTTCCCGGTGATCAAGGACCTGGTCGTCAACCGCGGCAATCTCGACAAGATCATCGCGGCCGGTGGCTACATCACCGCCCCGACCGGCGCCGCCCCCGAGGCGCACGCCACTCCGGTGCCCAAGAAGGACGCCGACCTGGCGTTCGAGGCGGCCACCTGCATCGGCTGCGGCGCCTGCGTGGCGGCCTGCCCCAACGGCTCGGCCATGCTGTTCACCGCGGCCAAGGTCGCCCACCTGGGCCTGATGCCGCAGGGTCAGCCCGAGCGCGACACCCGCGTGCTCGACATGCTGCAGGCCCAGGACGACGCGGGCTTCGGCGGCTGCACCAACATGGGCGAGTGCTCGCAGGTCTGCCCCAAGGGCATCCCGCTCACCCTGATCGGCAGGCTGAACAGCGACTACCGCAAGGCTCTGCGCAAGCAGATCTGACGGCGGCGCTCATCGGGGCCGGTTCTCACCGAGAGCCGGCCCCGAGCTTGGCCTCCCGCGCGAGCCGCTGGTCGTCTCGCGCGGGCTGATCGCCTTCCTCCTGTTCGCCGCCTTCGGCACGCTCTGGAGCGGCCTCACGCTGCCGCTGGCCGCCCGTCCGTGGCGGATGAGCACGGCTCGGACCGGTCCGGTGGGCTCGCTGGTGCGCCGGCAGCAGCTCGAGCGGGCCGATGGGCGGACGCCGGCCGAGCCGGCTTCGTGACCGGTGGCGCACCCTCACGTGGGTCCCCAGCCGGCGCACGGACGCGCGACTGCGACCTGACGGGCCGGTCCCGAACCAGTTCGTACCGGCACCCTGCCGACGAAAGGCTGACCGTCGCCAGGCCGACGACAATCGATCGGGTCGCCACCCCTGGACCGGGTTCAGGCGTTCGATGCCACGGGGGAAAGCTTTCTGGTGGCGCGCACGGCGATCACCGCGGCGGCGACGCTGGTGGTGGCGGTGACAACCAGGGGAACGACGGCGCCGATGTGGATGGCGGCCGCGCCCAGGGGGATGCCGATGGCGACCGGGCCGAACATGATCGTGTTGGCGGTGGCGGCGACGCGGCCCAGCAGGTGGTCGGGGGTCAGCGTCTGCACGGCGGTCACCGCGGCGATCAACGTCCAGGGCAGCCCGATGCCGATCACCACGCTGCCGGCGACCATGGCGGGGAACCAGGGCAGCGCCTGCGAGACACATCCGGCGGCGAAGACGACCGCGCCGACGGCGGCCACCGTGATCGCGCTGCGCCGGGCCAGGACGCGGCCCACCATCAGGCCCCCGGCGATCGA from the Paractinoplanes abujensis genome contains:
- a CDS encoding succinate dehydrogenase cytochrome b subunit, translating into MKIFMAVTGFLLVAFLYVHMIGNLKIFFGAETFDHYAHWLRSIGTPLLPEAWYLYIQRAVLTVAVIGHIVAAVILTRRARQARPVKYAHRPKVQGSYAARTMRWGGVIILLFVIYHILDLTTLTLNPHGVTGEVYRNVAEDFAPSRWYVTLFYTLSIVAVGFHLRHGLWSAVRTLGLQSPRGELYARATALVLSVVLVVGYLSVPFAVLVGLVD
- a CDS encoding fumarate reductase/succinate dehydrogenase flavoprotein subunit, with protein sequence MADFWNDGDPIADTAAPEGPIENRWEKRKFSAKLVNPANRRKLTVIVVGTGLAGGSAAATLAEAGYHVKSYCYQDSPRRAHSIAAQGGINAAKNYRNDGDSIYRLFYDTVKGGDFRARESNVYRLATVSVNIIDQCVAQGVPFAREYGGLLDNRSFGGTQVSRTFYARGQTGQQLLLGAYQAMERQIGLGNIEMNSRHEMLELIVVEGKARGIVVRDMVTGEITTEMADAVVLASGGYGNVFFLSTNAKGCNVTASWRAHRKGALFANPCYTQIHPTCIPESGTHQSKLTLMSESLRNDGRVWVPKRAEDCQKPAAQIAEEDRDYYLERIYPSFGNLVPRDIASRAAKNVCDEGRGVGPGGLGVYLDFADAIKRLGKKAVEAKYGNLFEMYQRITGEDPYEVPMRIYPAVHYTMGGLWVDYDLQSTIPGLFVVGEANFSDHGANRLGASALMQGLGDGYFVLPTTLGNYLASGPYEKIAADHEEVVAARRQVEDRIAKLLSINGDRTVDSFHRELGHIMWEYCGMERTEEGLTKAIGLIRALRDEFWQRVKVPGTGEQLNQNLEKAGRVADFFELGELMCIDALHRRESCGGHFRAESQTPDGEALRHDDEFSYVAAWEYATGESAKPTLHKEQLEFEYVHPSTRSYK
- a CDS encoding succinate dehydrogenase/fumarate reductase iron-sulfur subunit is translated as MDIQVRVWRQQDSSDKGRMETYDVKDISPDASFLEMLDVLNEKLILDGDDPIAFDHDCREGICGACSMVIDGVAHGPEKATTACQLHMRHFKDGDKIDVEPWRAAAFPVIKDLVVNRGNLDKIIAAGGYITAPTGAAPEAHATPVPKKDADLAFEAATCIGCGACVAACPNGSAMLFTAAKVAHLGLMPQGQPERDTRVLDMLQAQDDAGFGGCTNMGECSQVCPKGIPLTLIGRLNSDYRKALRKQI